The sequence below is a genomic window from Bacteroidales bacterium MB20-C3-3.
GACAACATTCAGAAAACCAATATCCTGCTGGCTTTACCCTATAAGGGTATCAAAATTGTCAAATGGAATGACTGCACTGAATTTGCACAAATGGCACATATGCACCGATGCATTTAAAAAAGGGAAAAAAGAGGGGATTCCCGTATATCAGTTTTTACGGGAACCCCTTATTTTTGCCTTTGGAGAGGAGTTTTGGACACAGCTTGACATCGCTTACAAAGAGCTTTTCTGCTCTGAATAGTTGAGTCTACCTCTCTCTGCTTCCCATATACTTTGTCAAAGAGATCAAATGTGATTTGTAAATATTGTCCGGAAGAACATCCAGAGACTCTATTGCTATTGAACAATGCTCCTCAAGAGCTCTCTGAGCAATAATTTTCCCTTCGTATTTTTCAACTAATTTATAAGCTTTCAGAGCAAGAGTATTATCCTCCGGATAAGCATCCTTTACCGCTTTTAACATCTCCTCCCGATCAGAGGACTCAGCCCTTTTAAGCGCTGCTATGAGCGGAAGAGTTAACTTTTTTTCCATTATATCACCACCTGCTGGTTTCCCTGTGTCCATCTGAGGTGCATAGTCAAAAATATCATCCTTAATCTGGAAAGCGAGCCCCAGATGATATGCAAACCTGCCCATACTATCCACCACCTCTTTTCCGGGATTCATTGTAAAGACGGCACTCTCCACAGCTGCTACGAACAGACTTGATGTCTTCTGACCAATAATTTTGTAGTAATCCTCCTCAGTAGTATCCAGTGAAGAGGCCTTCTGCATCTGAAATATCTCACCCTCAGCCAGCTCCTGAACAGCCTTGGTAAAATAGCTCATTACACCCATATCCTTGTCATTTACAATAAGGGAGAGTGCCTTTGCCAGCCAATAATCACCTGTAAGTACAGATGCTGCCGGATTAAATCTGGATTGTACTGTTTCAGTCCCCCTTCTGTATTTAGAGTCGTCTGCCACATCGTCATGAAGAAGAGTTGCTGTATGAATCATTTCAGAGACAACAGCACATGAAATAGTAAGTCTGTATGGTTTACCAAGTGCCCTGGCTGCAAGAATTGAGAGAAGAGGCCTTACCTGTTTCCCGTTATTCTCAACTAAGTAAGAGTTAATGGTATTAAGGAGATCAGAGCTGCTGACAAGTGTCTCTTTGAGAACTCTTTCGAATTCTCCCCACTCTTCACCGATATCCTCTTTAATTTTATTTATGTCCATCTATGCTATGGTTTAGGCAGGAGCATAATGAGCAGGATGCATTCTCTGAGGAACAGCACATTCAAGCAATTCAACCAGCTCTTCTGTACTTTGAGCTATTATTAGTGAGTCACTCCAGTTACTGTTAAGCATTTTCTCATTCACAAGATGTTCAAACATCTTTAGCATTGGATCAAAAAATCCGTCAAGATTCAGAATTGCAACACACCCCTCGTAAATACCCAGCCTCTTTAGAGTGTAGGTCTCGATAAACTCCTCAATGGTCCCTATTCCTCCGGGAAGAGCAACCACAGCATGAGTATTTTCTCTTAAGAGCTCCTTACGCCTGGCCATTGAATCTACTAAAATAAGGTTTTGCAGAGAGCGGTGCTCCAGTTCAATCTCCTTCATAAAAGAGGGCATTACACCCTCAATATCACCACCGAGATCAAGCATCCTGTCAATAATAATTCCCATAAGACCTCTGCGACTCCCACCGCATACAATGGTCCAATTACGGCCGGAAGCCGCCTCAGCAAAGGTGTTGGCGGCCTCCAGATATTTTTTGTCCAGCACATTGCTGGAAGAACAGTAGACGCAGATTCTCTTTCCCATTATTATTTAAAACATAAGAGCAACCGAGAGCTGAAACCCCTGAAGTTTAGCATTTTCGTATTTTTGAGCCCATGTTGTATTTGTTGCCGACTCCAACCTGCCAAGACCCCAGTTGTATTTCCCTACAATCTGCAGTTTCCATATATCAAGACCAACACCTGCACCAACTCCGTAGTTAAATCTGTTAATGTTATCCCATTCCTGATCCTCCAGGTCTGCACCCTTCTGGAGAGCAAAAGATACATATGGACTTACAAAAACAAATGGTCTGAATAGTAGCATATCTATCCCCAGCTGGATGTTTATTGGAAGAGTCAGATAGTCAAGCTCAATTTCTGCCGGATTGAATGTGTCGTCAATAATAACTTGAGGGTATTGGGATGACACATAATAGGAAGATGGGGAAAACCGACCCTCTGCAGGGATGTCAGCAATATGCGTCTTTACCTTTGAGTAGAGAAGCTCAGGCTGAAGAGCAATGCCCAGTAGCGGAACCTTTATTTGCCAGGCTATACCAAAATGATAACCTGTCTGGCTTTTCCAGGCATTATCAACAGAACCGCTCTGAGTAACATCTTCAAGAGTGTTAAAATTCAGTCCCGCCTTAATACCAAATCTTGACTGCGCCCCGGCAAAGGATGCTGTCATAATAAGCGCCAATGCAAGGGTTATAAACTTTTTCATAACTTTTAAATAAGAGAATTGATCTTAGCTATAATATTAGCTTTGGAAGTAGATCCGACAATCTTATCCACAACCTCACCATTCTTAAAGAAGAGAAGAGTAGGAATATTACGGATTCCAAACTTAACAGGTACCTCCGAACTATTATCAACATCGCATTTTGCAATCACAGCTTTGCCCTCGTACTCAGCAGCAAGCTCCTCAACTATTGGAGCTATGACTCTGCACGGTCCACACCATGGAGCCCAGAAATCCACAAGTACAGGTTTATCTGATTTGATCACTATCTCATTGAAATTCGAATCGTTAACTGCTATTGCCATAATTATTTATAAATTTAATAGTTAATATTTTTTGCTTGGATGTGAATGCTAAATTAACACCATTTTTTCTAAAAACCTAAACCTTTCCCATCAATCCGGCCAATCCTCCTTCTGCAGTCTCCTTGTATAGACGAGGCAAATCGTGTCCCGTTCTCTTCATTGCCTCTACCACAGTGTCAAATGAGACAAGGTGTTTGCCGTCTGAGAGCAAAGCGTACATATTCGCATCTACTGCTCTTGTCGCACCAAAGGCATTTCTCTCAATACATGGAACCTGCACAAGTCCGCAAACAGGGTCACAGGTGAGGCCGAGAAAATGCTCTATTCCTATTGAAGCGGCGTACTCTATCTGAGCCGGAGTCCCTCCAAATAGCTGCACACCGGCCGCTGCCGCCATAGCACAGGCAGATCCAACCTCTCCCTGGCATCCAACCTCGGCACCGGAGATTGATGCATTTGTCTTTATTATGTTGCCGATTAGTCCGGCTGTAGCCAAACCCCTTATTATTCTTTTATCAGAAAAATCATAGAACTGCTTGTTGAGGTATAGAAGAGCAGGTATTACTCCGGATGAGCCACAAGTGGGAGCCGTGACAACCAGCCCTCCCGAGGCGTTCTCTTCAGAGACAGCAAGAGCAAATGCAAAAGTCATACTCCTTCTCTGCATAGAGCCCTGATAACCCTTTGCTTTTATGTAAAAAGAGGCAGCCTTCCTCTGGAGTTTAAGACCTCCCGGAAGAACCCCCTCGGTCTCAAGCCCCCTCTCAACGGCATCCTGCATAACTTCCCAGGCATCTGCAAGGAAATCCCAGATATCGCCTCCTTCATACATCTGAACATATTCCCAGAAGGTCATCCCATTATCCTGACACCACTCTAGAATCTCTGACATTTTTGAGTGGGGATAGATCATATCTTTCACCTCCCTGGTGCCGGTATCGCTCAGGTCTCCGCCACCAATACTGAATGTTATCCATTCACCCATCTTTTTCCCAAGAGGGTCAAATGCTTCAAATTTGAGCCCGTTAGGGTGTTCCGGTAAAAAAATATCAGGGCGGAACTCAATCTTAGTCCTCTCTCTTCCCAGCACATCAAGCAGTGCAACATCAGTCATGTGCCCCACCCCTGTAGCTGCAAGTGAGCCATAAAGTGTTACAATAAAAGAAGAGGCAGCCTCCTGCCTCTTCAAAAATATTCCGGCGGCGCGGGCAGGAGCCATTGTATGGCTGCTTGACGGTCCCCGGCCTGTTTTAAAAATCTCTTTAATACTTTCCATCTCTATATTGCCGATTCCGCTTCCCATACAAAGGCTCTTAGCCCCTGCTTCTCTGCAGAATCATTTATTGCCTTTAATTCGGCAAGCAATATAGACAATTTTTCCGGTTCAACAACCGCAAGGGTTGCCATGTTCATTGAGGGCCATGCGTGCGTACCATAGTGCGGTTCACCTTTTTGACTTCCTCTGCCCTGAACCTCCGGCCACTTTGTAAACCCCCTTACAGTACACTTATCAAGTGCTGCCTGAACAAGTGAGTTGTGGGCCTGATTATATATGATCATCACTGCTTTCATATTATGCTGTTTTAAGAGTTTTTAATTGTTTTGCCCATCTCTTTCTTCCCCTCTTTATATCTCCTGCATGGAAAGCTGTATAAATTGACGGAATAACAATCAGGGTAAGGATAGTTGAGAGGGTGAGACCTCCAATAATTGCAATACCCATTGGCTGCCATATTTCAGAACCTTCACCAATACCCATAGCCATTGGGAACATACCGAGAATAGTGGTTAAAGTAGTCATCAAAACAGGACGGAGGCGAGATTTACCTCCGGATATAACGGCTCTCTTTACAGAAGCCCCTCTCTCTTTATTAAGATTAATATAGTCAATCAGCACAATACCGTTCTTCACCACAATACCCACCAGCATTACAGCTCCAATAAGAGCAATAAGGCTTAATGTTGTACCGGTTAACCACAGGGCGACAAACACACCGCTAAAAGCAAATGGCAGCGAGAACATAATTATGAAAGGATCTCTGAATGACTCAAACTGGGCAGCCATAACAATATATGTTAGAAGAACAACCAGCGCAAGGAGGGTAAACATATCACCAAATGACTCCTGCTGCTCTTCAATAGATCCGGCCAGCTCAACAGCAATTCCCTGAGGCATCTTAATTTTAGCCACCTCTTTGTTTACATCTTCTGCTACATCCCCCAAAGATCTCTTGAATATAGTTCCGGTTACCTTAATAACCCTCTCTCTGTCAAGGTGCTCAATTGAAGGTGGCGCAAAACTTTCAATAACAGTTCCCACTTCGCTGAGTCTTACAGCCTTCCCTTGTGAGTTATAAAGAAGAATATTATTTATGTCATCAATAGTTGTTCTAAACTTAGCATCATTTTTAACAACTATATCATACTCCTCTCCATCTTCACGGAAGTAGGAGGCTGTAACACCATTTATTCTGTTTCTTACAACCGTAGCAGCCATGGTCATATTAAGGCCGTTCATTGCAAGTTTGTTCCTGTCAAACATCACCTGGAACTGTGGCATATAATCCTCCCTGCTCAGTTTAACATCTCTCAGACCCTCTGTGTTTTTCATAATTTCGGAGATCTGGCCTGCAACAATTTCGGAGTTCTCAAGGTCATATCCAAGCACATCCAGCTCCAGAGTTGTTCCACCTGATCCCATTCCCATTCCTCCTCCGCCACCGGGAGTAACAGTATATCTGTAAAGTTCAGGCAACTCCTGAAGATCTTTTCTCATCTCATCTCCAATCTCAAACATATCCCTCTCTCTCTCCTTAGGATCACACAGTCTGGCTGTAAACGAAACCAGGTGAGTTCCGGAGCTTCTCATTGACATAAATACATTTGATCCGTCTGACTGACCCAGAGATGCTTGTAAAATCTCTATCTCAGGATATTTCTCATTCCACTTCTCATAAAGATATTCATTAAGTTTCCTGGCCTGCTCCACCCTTGAGCCCACAGGCAACTCAACCGTAATTGCTATCTGAGAGTTATCAGATTCAGGGAAAAAGTCTGTACCCACCTTTGAAAGCAACATAAGGCTGGTTATAAAAATTGCAGCCGATATAGCAATTACAACATATCTGTAATTTACTGCAGTTCTTAAAAGTCTCTCGTACCAGTTATCTAGTCCATCAAGACCCTTTTCAATTGGAGAGTAGAAGAACATAAACCATTTTGACCTCTTTGGATCCTGCTTGAGCATCATTGAAGAGAGCATTGGCGTAAGGGTTAGCGCAGCAACTGTTGACACAGTAATTATGATTGTTACAATCCATCCAAGCTGCTTAAACATAATCCCTGCAAGTCCTGACACCATTGTGAGAGGGAAGAAAACAGATATTATCGTTAATGTTGAGGCAATTACAGCCACAGCCACCTCATTTGTTGCATAAATTGCAGCATCTTTTGGTTTACTGCCCCTTTCAATATGAGTTGTGATATTCTCAAGCACTACTATAGCATCGTCCACAACCATACCAATTGCAATGGACAAAGAACTTAGTGATATAATGTTGAGAGTGTTTCCGGTAATCATCAAATATATAAAAGCAGCTATTAACGATACCGGAATAGTCAGAATAATTATAAAAGTGGCACGCCATCTTCCAAGGAATAAGAGAACGACAATCATTACAAAGAGACCTGCAAGAAGAACTGTCTCAGTAAGAGATCCAATACTATCCTTTATAAATTCAGAAGTATCCAGAATAACCTCAAGTTTAACATCAGGCGGCAGTGAATTTTGTATCATAGGCAACTCCTTAAGGATTTTGTCTGCAATTTCAACCACATTAGCACCGGATTGCTTCTGTACAACAAGTGTTGCACCCCTCTCTCCGTTAGTATATACCTCTGTTGAGCGCTCTTTAAGTGTATCTTTTACAACAGCAATATCCCTGACATAGATACTTCTTCCCAGGTAGCTGCCTGCAATTAGGTTTTTTATCTCGTCACTCTCTCTGAATTCACCATCTACCCTTAGTGAATAGGTATCTGTCCCTACATCAATTGTACCACCCGGGATATTACGATTTTCCATTGCAATAAGATTTGCAACTTGCTCAACAGTAATACCATAGGCCTGCATTTTATTCGGGTCAGTAGAGATTTGAATCTCTCTCTGAGGTGCACCGGAAATTGAAGTGGATGCAACCCCGTCAATTCTGTTAATAGGATTAGCGACCTTCTCTTCAAGAATTTTATAGAGCCCTTTCGAACTCACATCTGAGTTTGCGGAGATGAACATGATTGGCATCATGTCGGAACTGAACTTAAAGACAACAGGGTTATCACACTCCTCCGGCAGAAAGTTTCTCTGCATATCCAGAATTGACCGTACATCATTTACAGCCTCATCCATATTTGTCCCGTACTCAAACTCAATGGTAATAAGAGAGACATTATCCTTTGAAGTGGAGTTGATTCTCTTTAGGTCGCTTACTGTACTTAAAGATGTCTCCAGTCGTTTTGTTACATTCTGCTCAATATCCATTGTACTTGCACCGGAATAGGTTGTCATCACCGTTACGGCATTGAGCTCAATTTCAGGATATAAGTCAACAGAAAGTCTGGAGAATGAGAAAAGTCCCAGAACTACCAGAGCCACGAATATGAGGGCCGTAGTAACCGGTTTCTTTACTGCACTTTCGTATATTTTCATATTAAAAAATCTGTTATTAATTAAAATGAGAGGTCTAATCCACCCTCTGTTACTTTAACTTTTGTGTCGTCAACCAGGTTATTAATTCCTGCAACAACAACCTTTTGACCAGCTTTTAGGCCTGATATAATCTCATAATTTGTTCCTATTCTTCTCCCCAACTCAATTTTTGTGTACTTGACAATATCTCCGTCAAGAACATATACATATTTGTCATTAGTCCCCTGCTGTTTGATTACAGCCTTGTCAGGGACAACCACTCTTTTCTTTGCCCCTAACTCAACTTTAGCCCTGGCAAACATGCCAGGACGAATTTCCATACTTTGGTTTGCTATGCTCACCTGAACCTGAAAAGTCCTTGTCATAGGATCTATTGTAGGATAAACCAGACTTACCTTGCCCTGATATTTTTTTCCGTCGTAGACATCAAGTGTTATCTCTACTGGTGTCCCATTTTTAACAACAGGATAGAACTCCTCTGATACAGCAACCATTATCTTAACCGGCTGCAATTGCATTACTGTTAATATTGGTTGTCCCACTGCAAGATCCCCGCTGTCAAAATTTCTTGCTGTTACAACACCATTTACCGGTGATACAAGTTTTGTATTTTTATCAAGGTTAGCAATACTCTCTTCTGAAACCCTAACCTGGGTCCTTAGTTGCTCAAACTGCTGCTGAGAGATCCCCCCTGCATTATAGAGAGCTTCAGTCCTTGCAAGGTCTGTTTTCAAATTTTCAAGTTGAATCCTTGCATTGGCATAATTTAGATTCTCCATTTGAACAAGTAGCTGGCCCTTCTTTACATAAGATCCAACCTCAACAAATATCTTGTCTATGCGCTGAGCAGCAGAGCTGGAAATATTATTCTTTACAAAAGGTTCAATATTACCGGTATACTCAGCTATCTGATTTACCATCTCCTCTTTTGCATCAACCACCTTTACAACCGGCAGTTCTTTGTCCTCAACAACAACATTGTTTGAGGAGTTGCAAGCACTGAACAGTACAAGCCCAATTGCAATCAAAAATGTAGCTTTCTTCATATTATTAAACTGTAATTTATTATTTTTCAATATTTTCCTTTCCAATGACCTTTTCGTACTCATTTTTAGCCTTTATAAAATCATAAAGAGTCTGCGTGTAATTTAACCGTGACCTTGTAAGTGCCACTTCTGAATCATTCATCTCAAGAACTGTCCCCGCTCCGGTAGTGTATCTGACTTTTGATATTTCATATCCCTTCTTAGCCTGATCTACAGCCTCTTTGTCTGATTTAAGCTGTGCCCCGGCCCTCTTCATCTCGTTAACAGAGTTTAGCGCGGAGAGTGTCAGAGACTCTTTAAGTAATCTTCTCTGATATTCAAGTTTTCTTATCCCCACCATTGTCTGCTTCTCTTTCAGTGATATTGAAAGTTTATTGAAAATGGGTACCTGCAGTGAAAGACCTACAGCAAAGGAGTTAGCCCACGGTTTATCAAAGTTGAATTTATCATTTTGCATCTGCATCTGGTAATTTGCAAATCCGGCAAGTACTGGCAGACGCTGAGATCTTATAAGTTCATAGCTCTTATTTAGTTTTTCAAGCTGGATATCCAGAGTTTTCAGATTACTATTCTCTTCAAGATTCAAAATCCCGGCTGAGTAACTTACCATCAATCCTGAGAAGTGTTCAAAATCCCCGTTAACTTCTATCTCCTGTGTAAGGGGTAAAGAGAGAAGAATTTTTAGCTGGAGTTTTGCCAGTTCAAGTCCGTTTCTGGCCTGTGTCAGAGCCGGAGATATATTTCTTGCGGCAACCTCAGATCTAATTTTATCATATTCGCTTGCAAGTCCCTGCTCATACATCTTTCTAATATTTTCAGCACTCTCCATTGCGTTTTTATAACTCTGCTCCAGAACTACCAGCGACTCCTCCATCATTACCACTCCGTAAAAGCCGTTTTTGACCTGCTGAATCAAATCCAGCTTTGTCGTTCTGGCAGATTCAAGTGCAGCCTTTATCTCAAGTTCAGTCATCTGAATATTCTTATACAATGCCATGGAAAAAATTGGCAACTGAGCAGCTCCTGCAAGAGAGTAGCTATGCTTTGATCCAACCTCCATTTTACCACCCGGGAAAAAATCCGAGAAGAAAACAGGTTTCATAATATTGTTTGAGTATTGACCGGATGCATTGACTGATGGCAAAAGAGCATACCAGTTCTCCTGCCTGAGGTAATCAACCCTCTCCAGTTCTGCTCCTGCAATCTTAATATTCAGGTTTTCACTCAGGGCAATTTCAAGTGCCTCCTCAACCGTCAACCTGAGAGTGTCGGCAGGGCCAGCGGCGTTAATAGCCGTAGCTGACAGTAACATAAAAATAACTGCTAAAACTTTCATTCTTTTATATTTAAATATTTGTCAATCATTTTAATTCCCTCTTCAGTGGATATTCCCCTGAAGTACATAACCATAGATTCTCTAAAAAGCTGTTTTCTTGAATGATTTGCAAGTGAAAAAATTTCAGAATCTTGTATCATGCTTGCAATCTGAAATACCATCTTGCCCACAAGCTCCATATCAATATTTTTGAGAAAGATTCCCTCTTCCTGGCCCCTCTCAAGAAATTTAGTTGTTGTTATTTTGTGGTAATCTGTAAATCTCACATACATTTTATTATAGAGCTCAGGGTAGTATTTTTTTAACTCGTCAAAGAATCTTATTCGCATATTAATCATTATATCTGTCTGACTCTCATGTTCAATACAGACAAGCTCCAATATACTCCTTGATCCGCTGAATGCTTTCTCTCCCACCTCTTTCATCTTCTCCTCCATCATAAGAAGGCACTCCTCCAGCAGATTTGTCTTATCCTTAAAGTGCTCATATAGTGTCCTCTTAGAGATGCCGTTAGCTGCAGCCACCTCATCCATAGTAACGCTTTTACATCCGTTACTCATGAACAGTTCAGATGAAACCTCTATAATTCTCTCCCTTAACTCCATTTATTTTAAATTGGTTAATAATATCTTTTTTGTTTCGGGGCACAAAGATATACGGAAAACTAATAAAACGAAAATAGTTTTTATATTTTTATTTATAAATATCTTATTTACTTGCTAATTTTGTATAGAAATGGTGCAATTAATTTAATAATCAGAAATATGTACAAAGATTTTCAGAGTTTTCTCTCAAATGAGCTTGAGAGTATTGAAGCTGCAGGACTCTTTAAAAGAGAGCGTATTATTACAACTCCTCAGCAGGCTGCTATAAAAGTAAGTACAGGACAAGAGGTACTGAACTTCTGTGCCAACAACTATCTCGGACTGTCAAATAATGCAGAGCTGATAAAAGCATCAAAAGATGCACTCGATTCTCACGGCTTTGGCATGTCAAGCGTTAGATTTATATGCGGGACTCAGGATCTTCATATTGAACTGGAGAAAAAAATTGCAGAATTCTTTGGGACAGAAGATTCAATTCTTTACGCTGCATGCTTTGATGCAAACGGGGGAGTTTTTGAGCCTCTGCTAGGTGAGGAGGATGCTATTATATCGGACTCCCTTAACCACGCATCAATTATTGACGGGGTAAGGCTTTGCAAGGCTCAGAGATACAGATACGCAAATGCCGATATGGAGGAACTTGAAAACTGCCTTAAACTTGCACAGGCTCAAAGATTCAGGCTAATTGTAACAGACGGAGTATTCTCTATGGATGGCAATGTTGCTCCTCTAGACAAGATCTATGAACTTGCGGGCAAATACAATGCTATGATAATGGTTGACGAATCTCACTCAGCCGGGGTAGTTGGTAACACAGGCCGTGGAACTACAGAGCTTTATGACCTCAGAGGAAAGGTTGAAATTATAACCGGCACACTCGGTAAGGCATTTGGTGGTGCGATAGGAGGATTTACAACCGGTAAGAAGGAGATTATTTCTATGCTCCGTCAGAGATCCAGGCCGTACCTCTTCTCTAATTCTATCCCGCCAATGGTTGCGGCATCGGGAATAGCCATGTTTAACATGATGTCAAGGACCAATGATCTTCAGGACAAATTGCACAACAACACAAAATATTTTGTAGAGAAGATGCTTGCAGCCGGTTTTGATATTAAACCAACTCAGTCTGCAATTTGTGCATTGATGCTTTATGACGCGAAACTTTCACAGGATTTTGCAGCAAAAATGCTTGAAGAGGGTATATATGTAATAGGCTTTTATTTCCCTGTGGTGCCAAAGGGACAGGCCCGCATCCGGATTCAGATAAGTGCCGGACATGAGCCTGAACATCTTGACAGAGCAATAGCTGCCTTTACCAAGGTAGGCAAGGAGCTTGGTGTTTTAAAAAGCTAAAACCGCTCATAATCTCAATATCGCCGTCAAATCCAAAACGGATTGGATCCTTGAGCATAACTTTTACATTTTCCGGCAGATAGAGAGTAACTCTTTTGTTTGTACCATCCCATTTAGCTTTTTTGGTATAGACATCCGGACGAATTACAATAAGGGAATCTGTCAGTTCATATACAGGCAGGTTCCTTTGTGCTTTCATCATTGCCTCACCTCCGGTGTACCCGAAAGATTGGGTTCTCATCTTCACATACCTGACAGAGTCATCAGTTGTCCTCTCAATTCTAATTTGCGGAAAGGCAACAAAATGTTTCTCTGAGCCGCTTTTATCTACCCAAAAGATTGAAAGGTCATTTTTATCACCCTCAATAATAAGGTTTTCATCCGGCATCGGTGTATCGTACATCAGACTTAAATATATTGTGTCACTTTTTGTAACAAGAGGAACATCTACAACCTCCCTGCTATTCTCCCAATATGGTCTTGAAGACTTAACCGCAAGTGTGGCAGCGCCAAATCCGGAAATTATCCACAGAATAAAAATAATCAGACCGGGGCGGAATCTCGGATTAGGAAACTCAAAAAGAATCTGAATACCTCCGTATAACATCCCGAGTAAAGGGAGGAAAAGAAATGCAAGTGAAGATATTTTTAACCAGAGAGTATTTTCAATACCAAGGGCAACATAATCCATAATATCCCCCGGATTAAATCCGTTAAAAATCTCTATACCAAGGAAAAGAAATGAAAATATCAGAATACCTCCTATCGAGAACAAGACAAGGAATACTGCAAAAACCTTGGATATTGCTCTGAATATATCATTTATAACAGGTGCCCCGTTTTTTCCGGCTCTCTTTATATCCCTGCCTACCCTCTGCGCACCTCTCTCTATATTCCTCTGAATATTTGAAAGATCCGGTTTTTCACCCCTCATTGCAAACTTCTGATGAACTGTTCTGGCTTCAGGAATCGCTATCCACATTATAATATATGCAAGAAAAACCAGAGATCCCACAGAATGAACACCCGTGAATGGGATTAACATAAACGGAACCCAGGAGAAAAAGAGAAGAACAAGTGTTATTACCCTTACAATAGCAATGTCAATATTAAAATATGCAGCCAGGCCTGAGCATACGCCCCCAATCATCTTATTGTCGGGGTCTCTGTAAAGCCTCTTTTCCGCTCTTCCGGAGGCCGACACTCCGCCTCTTCTGAAATTTGTTGCATTACTCTCTTCGTCAATTATCTCAGGCCTTCCCAGCACCATAATAACTTCGTTAACAATAACTGAAGTTATGACAGAAGAGCGGCCACTTTTATCCAGAAACAGTTCGGCTATCCTCTCCTCAATCCCCTCTACAATCTCACTGCCGTTCTGAATCTCCCTGTAGTGATCATTTAGCTCCTCTATATATCCCTTTAGTATGAGGTATCCATCCTCTTCAACAGTGAAGGCAATTTTGCCAATACTCACCTTTACAACTTTTTTCATTTTATTTACAGAGATTTATTGTTTCTTATTAACTCT
It includes:
- a CDS encoding polyprenyl synthetase family protein yields the protein MDINKIKEDIGEEWGEFERVLKETLVSSSDLLNTINSYLVENNGKQVRPLLSILAARALGKPYRLTISCAVVSEMIHTATLLHDDVADDSKYRRGTETVQSRFNPAASVLTGDYWLAKALSLIVNDKDMGVMSYFTKAVQELAEGEIFQMQKASSLDTTEEDYYKIIGQKTSSLFVAAVESAVFTMNPGKEVVDSMGRFAYHLGLAFQIKDDIFDYAPQMDTGKPAGGDIMEKKLTLPLIAALKRAESSDREEMLKAVKDAYPEDNTLALKAYKLVEKYEGKIIAQRALEEHCSIAIESLDVLPDNIYKSHLISLTKYMGSRER
- a CDS encoding TIGR00730 family Rossman fold protein, which codes for MGKRICVYCSSSNVLDKKYLEAANTFAEAASGRNWTIVCGGSRRGLMGIIIDRMLDLGGDIEGVMPSFMKEIELEHRSLQNLILVDSMARRKELLRENTHAVVALPGGIGTIEEFIETYTLKRLGIYEGCVAILNLDGFFDPMLKMFEHLVNEKMLNSNWSDSLIIAQSTEELVELLECAVPQRMHPAHYAPA
- a CDS encoding porin family protein, with the translated sequence MKKFITLALALIMTASFAGAQSRFGIKAGLNFNTLEDVTQSGSVDNAWKSQTGYHFGIAWQIKVPLLGIALQPELLYSKVKTHIADIPAEGRFSPSSYYVSSQYPQVIIDDTFNPAEIELDYLTLPINIQLGIDMLLFRPFVFVSPYVSFALQKGADLEDQEWDNINRFNYGVGAGVGLDIWKLQIVGKYNWGLGRLESATNTTWAQKYENAKLQGFQLSVALMF
- the trxA gene encoding thioredoxin, yielding MAIAVNDSNFNEIVIKSDKPVLVDFWAPWCGPCRVIAPIVEELAAEYEGKAVIAKCDVDNSSEVPVKFGIRNIPTLLFFKNGEVVDKIVGSTSKANIIAKINSLI
- a CDS encoding L-serine ammonia-lyase: MESIKEIFKTGRGPSSSHTMAPARAAGIFLKRQEAASSFIVTLYGSLAATGVGHMTDVALLDVLGRERTKIEFRPDIFLPEHPNGLKFEAFDPLGKKMGEWITFSIGGGDLSDTGTREVKDMIYPHSKMSEILEWCQDNGMTFWEYVQMYEGGDIWDFLADAWEVMQDAVERGLETEGVLPGGLKLQRKAASFYIKAKGYQGSMQRRSMTFAFALAVSEENASGGLVVTAPTCGSSGVIPALLYLNKQFYDFSDKRIIRGLATAGLIGNIIKTNASISGAEVGCQGEVGSACAMAAAAGVQLFGGTPAQIEYAASIGIEHFLGLTCDPVCGLVQVPCIERNAFGATRAVDANMYALLSDGKHLVSFDTVVEAMKRTGHDLPRLYKETAEGGLAGLMGKV
- a CDS encoding PG0541 family transporter-associated protein, translated to MKAVMIIYNQAHNSLVQAALDKCTVRGFTKWPEVQGRGSQKGEPHYGTHAWPSMNMATLAVVEPEKLSILLAELKAINDSAEKQGLRAFVWEAESAI